The following are encoded in a window of Amycolatopsis lexingtonensis genomic DNA:
- a CDS encoding alpha/beta fold hydrolase — protein sequence MTTTTSADGTKIAYSRTGTGPALVLVDGAMCYRGSSPNDALAKELSAHLTVYTYDRRGRGESTDTGPYTIDREVEDLAALLKEAGGEAFLFGISSGAALALEAARTLPAPKLALYEPPFVVDATRPRVPADYPARLDAALAEGKRGKAVKMFMTEGVGLGKATVAMMRIMPFWSKLKKVAHTLPYDTALVGNRQAGEPLTPSWPEVTIPTLAIDGGRSPEWMRNGVSSLAKVLPSAEYTTLPGETHIVKAAALAPVLTKFFLG from the coding sequence ATGACCACGACGACTTCCGCCGACGGCACGAAGATCGCGTACTCCCGCACGGGCACCGGCCCCGCGCTCGTCCTGGTCGACGGCGCGATGTGCTACCGCGGCTCGTCCCCGAACGACGCGCTCGCGAAGGAGCTGTCCGCGCACTTAACCGTGTACACGTACGACCGCCGGGGCCGCGGCGAAAGCACCGACACCGGCCCTTACACGATCGACCGCGAGGTCGAGGACCTCGCCGCGCTGCTGAAGGAAGCGGGCGGCGAAGCGTTCCTGTTCGGCATCTCCTCGGGCGCGGCACTGGCCCTCGAAGCGGCCCGCACTCTCCCCGCACCGAAGCTGGCGCTGTACGAACCCCCGTTCGTGGTGGACGCCACCCGCCCCCGCGTCCCGGCCGACTACCCGGCCCGCCTCGACGCGGCGCTCGCCGAGGGCAAGCGCGGCAAGGCGGTCAAGATGTTCATGACCGAAGGCGTCGGCCTGGGCAAGGCGACGGTGGCGATGATGCGGATCATGCCGTTCTGGTCCAAGCTCAAGAAGGTGGCCCACACGCTCCCGTACGACACGGCGCTGGTGGGCAACCGCCAGGCGGGCGAGCCCCTGACGCCGTCGTGGCCGGAGGTGACGATCCCGACCCTGGCCATCGACGGCGGCCGGAGCCCGGAGTGGATGCGCAACGGGGTGTCATCGCTGGCGAAGGTGCTGCCGTCGGCGGAGTACACGACCCTGCCTGGCGAGACGCACATCGTGAAGGCGGCGGCACTGGCCCCGGTGCTGACGAAGTTCTTCCTGGGCTAG
- a CDS encoding SDR family NAD(P)-dependent oxidoreductase — protein MDGLMQGKAVVVTGAGRGLGEAFAVHVARAGGAVVVNDVDAELAERTAENIRAHGGRAVASGHSVADAGQAQEIVDLCVKEFGGIDGLVNNAGLNYEALPWEDDAEQARELVAVNVMGVVNTGLAAIKAMVDAGTGGSIVNISSGASLGQRKLGVYAASKGAVASLTYSWALDLEDQGIRVNAVCPLAHTRMVWKSERSLRACPPDRTPARIAPVVLFLLGEGSHGITGQMIRCNGPQLHVMGQPFLKQPILERPVWDTETVQKAFDEVFSAHLENYGLEKRVPPRLRKWTDTSPRTA, from the coding sequence ATGGACGGGTTGATGCAGGGCAAGGCGGTCGTGGTGACCGGCGCCGGCCGGGGTCTCGGCGAGGCGTTCGCGGTGCACGTCGCCCGTGCGGGCGGCGCGGTGGTCGTCAACGACGTCGACGCCGAACTGGCCGAGCGGACCGCGGAGAACATCCGCGCGCACGGCGGCCGGGCCGTCGCCAGCGGCCACAGCGTCGCCGACGCCGGGCAGGCGCAGGAGATCGTGGATCTGTGCGTCAAGGAGTTCGGCGGGATCGACGGGCTGGTCAACAACGCCGGGCTGAACTACGAGGCGCTGCCCTGGGAGGACGACGCCGAGCAGGCCCGCGAGCTCGTCGCCGTCAACGTCATGGGCGTGGTGAACACCGGGCTGGCCGCGATCAAGGCGATGGTCGACGCGGGCACCGGCGGCTCGATCGTCAACATCTCGTCGGGCGCCTCGCTCGGCCAGCGCAAGCTCGGCGTGTACGCGGCGAGCAAGGGCGCGGTCGCGTCGCTGACCTACTCGTGGGCGCTCGACCTCGAAGATCAGGGCATCCGCGTCAACGCCGTCTGCCCGCTCGCGCACACGCGGATGGTGTGGAAGTCCGAGCGCTCGCTGCGCGCCTGCCCGCCGGACCGCACACCGGCCCGGATCGCCCCGGTCGTGCTGTTCCTGCTCGGCGAGGGCTCGCACGGGATCACCGGCCAGATGATCCGGTGCAACGGCCCGCAGCTGCACGTCATGGGCCAGCCGTTCCTCAAGCAGCCGATCCTGGAGCGACCGGTGTGGGACACCGAGACCGTGCAGAAGGCGTTCGACGAGGTGTTCTCCGCCCACTTGGAGAACTACGGCCTGGAGAAGCGGGTGCCGCCGCGGCTCCGCAAGTGGACCGACACTTCGCCCCGAACCGCCTGA
- a CDS encoding roadblock/LC7 domain-containing protein codes for MVNSGAHELDWLLDDLVKRVAGADRAVVLSSDGLLIGRSGNLSEEDAEHLSAVASAFQSLARGTGRHFGGGNVRQTMVEMDHAFLFVTAAGRGACLALLAREDADMGLVAYEMNLMVKRVGQVLTSAPRAGVQPTSP; via the coding sequence ATGGTCAACTCAGGCGCCCACGAGCTCGACTGGCTGCTGGACGACCTCGTCAAACGGGTCGCCGGGGCGGACCGGGCGGTGGTCCTGTCCTCGGACGGCCTGCTGATCGGCCGATCGGGAAACCTCTCCGAGGAGGACGCCGAACACCTGTCCGCCGTCGCTTCGGCCTTCCAGAGCCTCGCGCGCGGGACCGGGCGGCACTTCGGCGGTGGCAACGTCCGCCAGACGATGGTCGAGATGGACCACGCGTTCCTGTTCGTGACGGCGGCCGGGCGGGGCGCCTGCCTGGCCCTGCTCGCCCGCGAGGACGCGGACATGGGCCTCGTCGCGTACGAGATGAACTTGATGGTGAAGCGGGTCGGGCAGGTACTCACCTCGGCCCCGCGGGCCGGCGTCCAGCCCACGTCGCCGTGA
- a CDS encoding DoxX family protein: MTTTIARETQTTAAKKTQVAGIVTGASRIVISFLFGFHGLQGFGFFGGIDGQGGGVPFGSFPGWWGSVFELVGALLLLVGLASRPAAILLSGVMAYAYFTVHAPMGLLPLQNTGEPAAVYAWIFLLFAAIGPGRFALDTLVKRRR; this comes from the coding sequence ATGACCACCACCATCGCCCGCGAAACCCAGACCACCGCCGCCAAGAAGACCCAGGTCGCCGGCATCGTCACCGGCGCGAGCCGGATCGTGATCTCGTTCCTGTTCGGCTTCCACGGCTTGCAGGGATTCGGCTTCTTCGGTGGCATCGACGGCCAGGGCGGCGGCGTCCCGTTCGGCTCGTTCCCCGGCTGGTGGGGCAGCGTCTTCGAGCTCGTGGGCGCCCTGCTGCTGCTCGTCGGGCTCGCCAGCAGGCCGGCCGCGATCCTGCTCTCCGGCGTGATGGCCTACGCCTACTTCACCGTGCACGCCCCGATGGGCCTGCTGCCGCTGCAGAACACGGGCGAGCCCGCCGCGGTCTACGCGTGGATCTTCCTGCTGTTCGCCGCGATCGGCCCGGGCCGGTTCGCCCTGGACACGCTCGTCAAGCGCCGCCGCTGA
- a CDS encoding AMP-dependent synthetase/ligase, whose amino-acid sequence MTTPSVAEQTEGQTIPRLLHRNAAEYPDLPAITSLDIEGRPTLSWLEFRTAIAEVSRGLAGLGLDAGDRMLIMAPGCPDHIIADLAATHLSAIPCTAYATLSPEQIRFVARHSAAPVVVLGGEDELARWRPVLDDLPALRRVVVMDEAAIPENDGRFVSLADVRTWGREALAADPEAFERSWQGIKPDDPLSMIYTSGTTGDPKGVVLSHRNAIHQAYAVTELHHPPMHATNIAYLPLAHIAERELSVYLPIVWAGHVHTLADPTAVAGALGQVHPQSFFGVPRVWEKMVAGLKNMLGSVPEDRRTALLQANELLQQGYKLRSAGQEVPPELAEKIRQTDEAALAPVRGLLGLDKLLVASSGAAALPVEIIYFLAGLGVEICEVWGLSETTGAATSNSATAFRAGSVGKPLEGVEVKVAEDGELLVRGPIVFLGYLQEDGTIQDATDADGWYATGDIGTIDEDGFVTITDRKKELIITSSGKNIAPTRIEGLLKEHPLIGQAVAIGDDRPYVTALIVLDDEIAPGWAAANGVEATPEELASHPAVRAELERAVESANSRLARIEQIKRYHVLPKAWTPESGELTPTLKLKRRVINDRYSTNIEALYAATRDPEPAAGA is encoded by the coding sequence TTGACCACCCCGTCCGTCGCCGAGCAGACCGAAGGCCAGACGATCCCGCGGTTGTTGCACCGCAACGCGGCCGAATACCCGGACCTGCCGGCGATCACCTCGCTCGACATCGAAGGCCGGCCGACGCTGAGCTGGCTGGAGTTCCGCACGGCGATCGCGGAGGTCTCCCGCGGGCTGGCGGGCCTCGGCCTCGACGCGGGCGACCGCATGCTGATCATGGCGCCCGGCTGTCCCGACCACATCATCGCCGACCTCGCCGCGACGCACCTGTCCGCGATCCCGTGCACCGCCTACGCCACGCTCAGCCCGGAGCAGATCCGGTTCGTCGCGCGGCACAGCGCGGCGCCGGTCGTCGTGCTCGGCGGTGAGGACGAGCTGGCGCGCTGGCGCCCGGTGCTCGACGACCTGCCGGCGCTGCGCCGCGTCGTCGTGATGGACGAAGCCGCGATCCCCGAAAACGACGGCCGGTTCGTCTCGCTCGCCGACGTCCGGACGTGGGGCCGGGAAGCGCTTGCCGCCGACCCGGAGGCGTTCGAGCGGTCGTGGCAGGGCATCAAGCCGGACGACCCGCTGTCGATGATCTACACCTCGGGCACCACCGGCGACCCGAAGGGCGTCGTGCTGTCGCACCGCAACGCGATCCACCAGGCGTACGCGGTCACCGAGCTGCACCACCCGCCGATGCACGCGACCAACATCGCGTACCTGCCGCTCGCGCACATCGCCGAGCGCGAGCTGTCGGTCTACCTGCCGATCGTGTGGGCCGGCCACGTGCACACCCTCGCCGACCCGACCGCGGTCGCCGGCGCGCTCGGCCAGGTGCACCCGCAGAGCTTCTTCGGCGTCCCGCGCGTGTGGGAAAAGATGGTCGCCGGGCTCAAGAACATGCTCGGCAGCGTCCCCGAAGACCGGCGCACGGCGTTGCTGCAGGCGAACGAGCTGCTGCAGCAGGGCTACAAGCTGCGCAGTGCCGGCCAGGAGGTGCCGCCCGAGCTCGCCGAGAAGATCCGGCAGACCGACGAAGCCGCGCTGGCGCCGGTGCGCGGCCTGCTCGGCCTCGACAAGCTGCTGGTCGCCTCCAGCGGCGCGGCCGCCCTCCCGGTGGAGATCATCTACTTCCTGGCCGGCCTCGGCGTCGAGATCTGCGAGGTCTGGGGCCTGTCGGAAACCACCGGCGCGGCGACGTCGAACTCGGCGACGGCCTTCCGGGCGGGGTCGGTCGGCAAGCCGCTCGAAGGCGTCGAGGTGAAGGTCGCCGAAGACGGCGAGCTGCTGGTCCGCGGCCCGATCGTCTTCCTCGGCTACCTGCAGGAGGACGGGACGATCCAGGACGCGACCGACGCCGACGGCTGGTACGCGACCGGCGACATCGGCACGATCGACGAAGACGGCTTCGTGACGATCACCGACCGCAAGAAGGAACTGATCATCACCTCGAGTGGCAAGAACATCGCGCCGACGAGGATCGAGGGCCTCCTCAAGGAGCACCCCCTGATCGGCCAGGCGGTCGCGATCGGCGACGACCGCCCGTACGTGACGGCCCTGATCGTCCTCGACGACGAGATCGCCCCCGGCTGGGCCGCGGCGAACGGCGTCGAGGCCACCCCGGAGGAGCTGGCTTCGCACCCGGCCGTCCGCGCGGAACTGGAGCGCGCGGTCGAGTCGGCGAACAGCCGGCTGGCCCGGATCGAGCAGATCAAGCGCTACCACGTGCTCCCGAAGGCGTGGACCCCCGAGTCCGGCGAGCTGACCCCGACGCTCAAGCTCAAGCGCCGGGTCATCAACGACCGCTACTCGACGAACATCGAGGCCCTGTACGCGGCAACCCGCGACCCTGAACCCGCCGCCGGCGCCTGA
- a CDS encoding O-acetyl-ADP-ribose deacetylase: MRIRILDADITTLEVDVVVNAANSSLLGGGGVDGAIHRKGGPEILAECRKLRAGHYGKGLKTGQAVATTAGRLPAKWVVHTVGPVWSATEDRSGLLADCHRNALKVANDLGAKTVAFPAISTGIYRWPLDSAAEIALGTVSQADPGGIEEIVFALRGEQAMRAFEARHTPLA; encoded by the coding sequence ATGCGCATCCGGATCCTCGACGCCGACATCACCACCCTCGAGGTCGACGTCGTCGTCAACGCCGCCAACTCCTCGCTCCTCGGCGGCGGCGGGGTCGACGGCGCCATCCACCGCAAGGGTGGCCCCGAGATCCTCGCCGAGTGCCGGAAGCTGCGGGCCGGGCACTACGGGAAGGGCCTCAAGACCGGCCAAGCGGTCGCCACCACCGCCGGTAGGCTGCCCGCCAAGTGGGTCGTGCACACCGTCGGCCCTGTCTGGTCGGCCACCGAAGACCGGTCCGGGCTGCTCGCCGACTGCCACCGCAACGCCCTGAAAGTCGCGAACGACCTGGGCGCCAAGACCGTCGCCTTCCCCGCCATCTCCACCGGCATCTACCGCTGGCCCCTCGACTCGGCCGCCGAGATCGCGCTCGGCACCGTCAGCCAGGCCGATCCCGGCGGCATCGAGGAGATCGTCTTCGCCCTCCGCGGGGAACAGGCGATGCGGGCCTTCGAGGCTCGTCACACCCCACTTGCCTGA
- a CDS encoding HAD family hydrolase, with the protein MPTRALVFDFDGTLADTESAVLQSWQEVFRAHGSELPLEAWYAVIGTQHTTPAMFALLAEHAPGIDPEALRPKSKARVYELLESLGPREGVETYLETAKEHGLKLAVASSSSGAWVNPHLERLGIARYFDAVLTGDRHKAKPDPDLYLAALAALETTASETIAFEDTPHGVTAAKAAGLTCVAVPNAITESLDFGQADVVLPSFAAKPLEALLGD; encoded by the coding sequence GTGCCCACCCGCGCCCTGGTTTTCGACTTCGACGGCACGCTCGCCGACACCGAGTCCGCCGTCCTCCAGTCCTGGCAAGAGGTCTTCCGCGCGCACGGGAGTGAGCTCCCGCTCGAAGCCTGGTACGCCGTCATCGGCACCCAGCACACCACGCCCGCCATGTTCGCCCTGCTCGCCGAGCACGCGCCCGGCATCGACCCCGAAGCGCTGCGCCCGAAGTCCAAGGCCCGGGTCTACGAGCTCCTCGAGAGCCTCGGCCCCCGCGAAGGCGTCGAGACCTACCTCGAGACCGCCAAGGAGCACGGCCTCAAGCTCGCCGTCGCCTCCAGCTCGTCCGGGGCCTGGGTGAACCCGCACCTCGAACGGCTCGGCATCGCGCGGTACTTCGACGCCGTCCTCACCGGGGACCGGCACAAGGCCAAGCCCGACCCCGACCTCTACCTCGCCGCGCTGGCCGCCCTCGAAACAACCGCGAGTGAGACCATCGCCTTCGAGGACACCCCGCACGGGGTCACCGCGGCCAAGGCCGCCGGACTGACGTGCGTCGCCGTGCCGAACGCCATCACCGAGAGCCTCGACTTCGGGCAGGCCGACGTCGTGCTGCCGTCCTTCGCCGCGAAACCGCTCGAGGCGCTACTCGGCGACTGA
- a CDS encoding GTP-binding protein yields MASGNSDPRRNLTATAVKVLIAGGFGVGKTTMVGSVSEVPPLRTEEVITTASEGVDDLSGVEQKTTTTVALDFGRITINPDLILYLFGTPGQDRFWFMWDELAEGALGAVVLADTRRLDSCFAAVDFFERRNLPFVVGVNCFDGAYRYGTEEVRQALDVGMDVPLLLCDARERESTKQVLTSLMEHVMARSDLAAAQGGY; encoded by the coding sequence ATGGCATCCGGAAACTCTGACCCCCGGCGGAACCTGACCGCGACCGCGGTCAAGGTACTCATCGCCGGCGGGTTCGGGGTCGGCAAGACCACGATGGTCGGTTCGGTGAGCGAAGTGCCGCCGCTGCGGACCGAAGAGGTCATCACGACCGCGTCCGAGGGGGTCGACGACCTGTCGGGCGTCGAGCAGAAGACCACGACCACGGTCGCGCTCGACTTCGGCCGCATCACGATCAACCCGGACCTCATCCTGTACCTGTTCGGCACGCCGGGCCAGGACCGCTTCTGGTTCATGTGGGACGAACTGGCCGAAGGGGCGCTCGGCGCCGTCGTGCTGGCCGACACCCGGCGCCTCGACAGCTGCTTCGCGGCGGTGGACTTCTTCGAGCGCCGCAACCTGCCGTTCGTCGTCGGCGTGAACTGCTTCGACGGCGCGTACCGCTACGGGACCGAGGAGGTCCGGCAGGCGCTCGACGTCGGCATGGACGTCCCGCTGCTGCTGTGCGACGCCCGTGAGCGCGAGTCGACGAAGCAGGTGCTGACCAGCCTGATGGAACACGTGATGGCGCGGTCCGATCTCGCAGCCGCCCAGGGTGGCTACTGA
- a CDS encoding transcriptional regulator: MTRSARELLDRIQAELAPRDADNRLVPLIASGRAPRAVFAALAAEEKLITLSDWRSFHALAARADEPNARAFFGGLAPGEQQANGMLDALLTATGPDHGKEFPRAGCQAYPAYVAWLALNGESAAAVAGIFANFAAFGRYCRDVATAMRAHYGFTDTECAFFDFFAADVPEIEEQALAAIQAGLDAHRLDKAEARRYARLFQSYELLFWNTLADEFPG, encoded by the coding sequence ATGACGCGGTCCGCTCGTGAACTGCTCGACAGGATCCAGGCCGAACTCGCGCCGCGCGACGCCGACAACCGGCTCGTCCCGCTGATCGCCTCGGGCCGCGCGCCGCGCGCGGTGTTCGCCGCGCTCGCCGCCGAAGAAAAGTTGATCACGCTCAGCGACTGGCGGAGCTTCCACGCGCTCGCCGCCCGCGCCGACGAGCCGAATGCGCGCGCCTTCTTCGGCGGCCTCGCGCCGGGGGAGCAGCAGGCGAACGGGATGCTGGACGCGTTGCTCACGGCGACTGGTCCGGACCACGGGAAGGAATTCCCGCGCGCGGGCTGCCAGGCGTACCCGGCGTACGTCGCGTGGCTCGCGCTGAACGGCGAATCGGCGGCCGCCGTGGCGGGGATCTTCGCGAACTTCGCCGCCTTCGGCCGGTACTGCCGGGACGTCGCCACCGCGATGCGCGCGCACTACGGCTTCACCGACACCGAGTGCGCGTTCTTCGACTTTTTCGCCGCGGACGTTCCGGAAATCGAAGAACAAGCGCTCGCGGCGATCCAGGCCGGCCTCGACGCGCACCGGCTCGACAAGGCCGAGGCCCGGCGCTACGCGCGGCTGTTCCAGAGTTACGAACTGCTCTTCTGGAACACCCTCGCCGACGAGTTCCCGGGCTGA
- a CDS encoding DUF742 domain-containing protein, giving the protein MSARHEAWFDDEAGPLVRSYAVTGGRTRSDTLGLDLITLVVALRTAHEAGMLEPEYARIIALCQRPVSVAEVAARVDLPLPVVKVMLSDLIEQNLVLFRTAAPVQETPNRHVLQAVLDGIRKL; this is encoded by the coding sequence GTGAGCGCGCGGCACGAGGCCTGGTTCGACGACGAGGCCGGACCCCTGGTCCGGTCCTACGCGGTCACGGGCGGCCGCACCCGGTCGGACACGCTCGGGCTCGACCTCATCACGCTCGTCGTCGCCCTGCGCACCGCGCACGAAGCGGGCATGCTCGAACCGGAGTACGCGCGCATCATCGCCTTGTGCCAGCGGCCGGTCTCGGTGGCCGAGGTGGCCGCCCGGGTCGACCTCCCGCTGCCCGTGGTGAAGGTGATGCTGAGCGACCTCATCGAGCAGAACCTGGTGCTGTTCCGTACCGCGGCACCGGTCCAGGAAACCCCCAACCGACACGTATTGCAGGCGGTCCTTGATGGCATCCGGAAACTCTGA
- a CDS encoding NUDIX domain-containing protein, with amino-acid sequence MAGKRSAGLLLHRGRGEALEVLLGHMGGPFWAKKDAAAWSLPKGELEPDEEPEAAARREFAEELGLPAPSGEYVPLGEVKQSGGKVVTAWAVAGDLDPAAVVPGTFTMEWPPRSGRQQEFPEVDRVAWFSLAEAREKLVKGQLPFLDRLLASVAE; translated from the coding sequence ATGGCGGGCAAACGCAGTGCCGGGCTCCTGCTCCACCGCGGGCGGGGCGAGGCCCTCGAAGTGCTTCTCGGGCACATGGGCGGGCCGTTCTGGGCGAAGAAGGACGCGGCGGCGTGGTCGCTGCCGAAGGGCGAGCTGGAGCCGGACGAGGAGCCGGAGGCCGCGGCGCGGCGCGAGTTCGCGGAGGAGCTGGGCTTGCCGGCGCCGTCCGGCGAGTACGTCCCGCTCGGCGAGGTGAAGCAGTCGGGCGGCAAGGTCGTCACGGCGTGGGCGGTGGCCGGCGACCTCGACCCGGCGGCGGTGGTGCCGGGGACGTTCACCATGGAGTGGCCGCCGCGCTCGGGCCGGCAGCAGGAGTTCCCCGAGGTGGACCGGGTCGCGTGGTTTTCGCTGGCGGAGGCCCGGGAGAAGCTGGTGAAGGGCCAGCTGCCGTTCCTGGACCGGCTGCTGGCGTCAGTCGCCGAGTAG
- a CDS encoding ATP-binding protein, giving the protein MKQISLRRNRGSSIRKRVLTIALIPSVALLLVGVALAGYLIYDAVTARDYTTRIRNSEAPAIPFFAALQQERQATLSLLAGQGNQRAVLAAVRPKVDATAAKEIENLRDNFADYNDTPPSVQKNIATFFGVFQQLPQTRQAVDSGQIQISQAFAFYNKMLDQFTDGVAGLAQNARGAQNAFDRLTAIPLFTAADAMQRSDALAAAGLAAGGLTNDDFRAYVGQVGAYHAQLDASAPKMIPEVKAKYDQLLASQPWQTVTQVETAFLRGDLTKLPVAQDQWRTAARQVGDALMGIFVAQSSNASQAAIEDADSTFTESLIAGVIAVLFAVFVVFVAVRLSNRLIGRLHRLREDTLDAAEVRLPELVARVQAGEPVDLEEGGHFLDHGTDEIGQVADAFNKAQQTAIAAAIDEAKIKEGTKTVFLNIAHRSQVIVHRQLKVLDQAERKQEDPEQLDTLFQLDHLSTRARRNAENLIILGGGQPGRQWRNPVGLAELVRGASAETEDFARVKTAALPQIAIRGPVVGDLVHLLAELIDNATSFSPPQSRVEIRGNVVGKGVVIEVEDQGLGLEPDQTEEINGMLADPPDFGIMALSDEPRLGLFVVARLAARHGIQVHLRESAYGGTRAIVLVRTDLLAPLAESEPEQPITPPKPELVPNPVEPEQGNDEVAPLKRPQRRPARHRTEPPAAAPVTPPAQPVVVPPAAPAQPPSVPTPVPVGSVSEPVSQPTQAQPVVPVRPPSPPNRTSRPARPAAQQPAWPPQEPRAAVPEGRPQQPRRPEAPGRPPLPQRRRQQNLVPQLREDKPAQEREEVRLDSPEAARSRLSAFQQGTRRARDEEFPENDDRYGERE; this is encoded by the coding sequence GTGAAGCAGATTTCTCTTCGACGCAACCGGGGATCCTCGATTCGGAAGCGCGTCCTCACGATCGCGCTCATCCCCAGTGTGGCCTTGCTGCTGGTCGGGGTGGCCCTCGCCGGCTACCTCATCTACGACGCGGTCACCGCACGCGACTACACCACGCGGATCCGGAATTCGGAAGCCCCGGCGATCCCGTTCTTCGCCGCGCTCCAGCAGGAGCGCCAGGCGACGCTGAGCCTCCTCGCCGGACAGGGCAACCAGCGGGCCGTGCTCGCGGCCGTCCGCCCGAAGGTCGACGCGACCGCCGCGAAGGAGATCGAGAACCTCCGGGACAACTTCGCGGACTACAACGACACGCCGCCGAGCGTCCAGAAGAACATCGCCACGTTCTTCGGCGTCTTCCAGCAGCTGCCGCAGACGCGCCAGGCGGTCGACAGCGGCCAGATCCAGATCAGCCAGGCCTTCGCCTTCTACAACAAGATGCTCGACCAGTTCACCGACGGCGTGGCCGGGCTGGCGCAGAACGCCCGTGGCGCGCAGAACGCGTTCGACCGGCTGACCGCCATCCCGCTGTTCACCGCGGCCGACGCGATGCAGCGCAGTGACGCGCTCGCGGCCGCCGGGCTCGCCGCGGGCGGGCTGACGAACGACGACTTCCGCGCCTACGTCGGCCAGGTCGGTGCCTACCACGCCCAGCTCGACGCCTCGGCGCCGAAGATGATCCCCGAGGTCAAGGCCAAGTACGACCAGCTGCTGGCCAGCCAGCCGTGGCAGACGGTGACCCAGGTCGAAACCGCTTTCCTGCGCGGTGACCTGACGAAGCTGCCGGTGGCGCAGGACCAGTGGCGCACCGCCGCCCGCCAGGTCGGCGACGCGCTGATGGGCATCTTCGTCGCGCAGAGCTCGAACGCGAGCCAGGCCGCCATCGAGGACGCCGATTCGACGTTCACCGAGTCGCTGATCGCCGGCGTGATCGCCGTCCTGTTCGCGGTCTTCGTGGTGTTCGTCGCCGTCCGGCTGTCCAACCGGCTCATCGGCCGGCTGCACCGGCTGCGCGAGGACACCCTCGACGCGGCCGAGGTCCGGTTGCCCGAGCTGGTCGCCCGGGTCCAGGCCGGCGAGCCGGTCGACCTCGAAGAGGGCGGTCACTTCCTCGACCACGGCACCGACGAGATCGGCCAGGTCGCCGACGCGTTCAACAAGGCGCAGCAGACCGCCATCGCGGCCGCCATCGACGAGGCGAAGATCAAGGAGGGCACCAAGACGGTGTTCCTCAACATCGCCCACCGCAGCCAGGTCATCGTGCACCGCCAGCTCAAGGTGCTCGACCAGGCCGAGCGCAAGCAGGAGGACCCGGAGCAGCTGGACACCCTGTTCCAGCTCGACCACCTCTCCACCCGCGCCCGCCGCAACGCCGAAAACCTGATCATCCTCGGCGGCGGGCAGCCGGGCCGGCAGTGGCGCAACCCGGTCGGGCTGGCCGAGCTGGTCCGCGGCGCGTCCGCCGAGACCGAGGACTTCGCCAGGGTCAAGACGGCGGCGCTGCCGCAGATCGCCATCCGCGGCCCCGTCGTCGGCGACCTCGTGCACCTGCTCGCCGAGCTGATCGACAACGCGACGTCGTTCTCGCCGCCGCAGTCGCGAGTCGAGATCCGCGGCAACGTGGTCGGCAAGGGTGTCGTGATCGAGGTCGAAGACCAGGGCCTCGGGCTCGAGCCGGACCAGACCGAAGAGATCAACGGCATGCTGGCCGACCCGCCGGACTTCGGGATCATGGCGCTTTCGGACGAGCCGCGCCTGGGCCTGTTCGTGGTCGCGCGGCTGGCCGCCCGCCACGGCATCCAGGTGCACCTGCGCGAGTCCGCGTACGGCGGCACCCGGGCCATCGTCCTCGTGCGCACCGACCTGCTGGCCCCGCTCGCCGAGTCCGAGCCGGAGCAGCCGATCACCCCGCCGAAGCCGGAGCTCGTCCCGAACCCGGTCGAGCCGGAGCAGGGCAACGACGAGGTCGCGCCGCTCAAGCGGCCGCAGCGCCGCCCGGCCCGGCACCGCACCGAGCCGCCCGCCGCGGCCCCGGTGACGCCGCCGGCCCAGCCCGTCGTGGTGCCGCCGGCCGCCCCGGCCCAGCCGCCGTCCGTGCCGACGCCGGTCCCGGTCGGGTCCGTCTCGGAGCCGGTGAGCCAGCCGACCCAGGCGCAGCCGGTGGTCCCGGTCCGCCCGCCGTCCCCGCCGAACCGGACCTCGCGCCCGGCCCGCCCGGCCGCGCAGCAGCCGGCATGGCCGCCGCAGGAGCCGCGGGCCGCGGTGCCCGAAGGACGGCCGCAGCAGCCGCGCCGCCCGGAGGCGCCCGGCCGCCCGCCGCTGCCCCAACGGCGACGCCAGCAGAACCTCGTGCCGCAGTTGCGGGAAGATAAGCCCGCACAGGAACGCGAAGAGGTGCGGCTGGACTCCCCGGAGGCCGCCCGCAGCAGGCTCTCCGCTTTCCAGCAGGGCACCCGGCGGGCCCGTGACGAAGAGTTTCCCGAGAACGACGACAGGTACGGAGAGCGCGAGTAA